In one Fluviispira vulneris genomic region, the following are encoded:
- a CDS encoding rhodanese-like domain-containing protein: MENQFTQQTTMQEVETYYPFARSLLHSKFHVGGCASCGYEANETIEQVSQKHKKDGAAMLDALNQGWLDMQKAEITVEEFAEMKSRKAKLLIIDVREDWEFELANIPNSYLLTEANFEETVETAKKVECVIVVCHHGMRSMNATLYLRENGVTNARSLQGGIDLYSSKMDSTIPRY, encoded by the coding sequence ATGGAAAATCAATTCACTCAACAAACAACAATGCAGGAAGTTGAGACATATTACCCTTTCGCCCGCTCACTTCTGCACAGCAAATTTCATGTTGGCGGCTGTGCTAGCTGTGGTTATGAAGCAAATGAAACCATTGAACAGGTTTCACAAAAACATAAAAAAGATGGTGCTGCTATGCTTGATGCTTTAAATCAAGGCTGGCTCGACATGCAAAAAGCTGAAATCACAGTAGAAGAATTTGCAGAAATGAAATCGCGTAAAGCAAAACTGCTTATCATCGACGTAAGAGAAGACTGGGAATTTGAGCTCGCAAATATTCCAAATTCCTATTTATTGACAGAAGCGAATTTTGAAGAAACTGTTGAGACAGCTAAAAAAGTTGAATGCGTTATTGTTGTCTGCCATCATGGAATGCGCTCGATGAATGCAACATTGTATTTGCGTGAAAATGGGGTCACAAATGCAAGAAGTTTGCAAGGCGGAATCGATCTCTACAGTTCAAAAATGGACTCTACTATTCCAAGATATTAA
- a CDS encoding alpha/beta hydrolase has product MYPIEAWVSERLNKINYSRFCGSERRHFSLNKLHEVSVTYYEVPLSTGGGNAFLSVPKYFESAQKSLIILMHGLGDDCSYPLLHWIRLLNASGMSVLSFDWDGHGVGGASILDFQQATRSLPLLLFRLFGEESRGGLSAKREGPSCYLMGHSMGASLALIAATRQDVARNISGVIAVSPALSINSYSKAAGEVWNYLYPSAWLKDFLNKFSYYGLDGLFPATGSFKRKSFPLRMRTSIGYVDQAKNFVNETFEKRRILREVRVPVLWMHGMKDRIAPYSQVAALMMEIPSAFFAHNDEKRGHLRMAFSDQIPKYCSTFIKQCYDLKTIND; this is encoded by the coding sequence ATGTATCCAATAGAAGCTTGGGTTTCTGAACGTCTTAATAAGATTAACTATAGTCGATTTTGTGGCAGTGAACGTAGGCATTTTTCTTTGAACAAACTTCATGAGGTTTCTGTAACATATTATGAAGTTCCTCTCTCCACAGGGGGAGGAAATGCTTTTTTATCAGTGCCAAAATATTTCGAAAGTGCTCAGAAATCACTTATCATTCTTATGCATGGTTTAGGAGATGATTGTTCTTATCCGCTTTTGCATTGGATCCGGTTATTAAATGCGAGCGGAATGTCTGTTTTATCTTTTGATTGGGATGGGCATGGAGTGGGTGGGGCATCTATTCTTGATTTTCAGCAGGCAACTCGCAGCCTTCCATTATTGCTCTTTCGCTTATTCGGCGAAGAGTCTCGCGGAGGGTTAAGTGCGAAGCGTGAAGGCCCATCCTGTTATCTTATGGGGCATTCTATGGGTGCATCCTTAGCTCTTATTGCAGCTACACGGCAAGATGTTGCACGCAATATCAGTGGAGTGATCGCTGTTTCGCCAGCATTAAGCATAAATTCATACTCAAAAGCGGCTGGTGAGGTTTGGAATTATTTATACCCAAGCGCTTGGCTAAAAGACTTTTTAAATAAATTTTCCTACTATGGATTGGATGGATTATTTCCAGCGACTGGATCTTTTAAAAGAAAATCGTTTCCGCTGCGCATGCGAACATCCATTGGCTATGTTGATCAAGCTAAAAACTTTGTAAATGAGACATTTGAAAAAAGAAGAATTTTGCGAGAAGTAAGAGTACCTGTTTTATGGATGCATGGTATGAAAGATCGTATCGCTCCCTATTCGCAAGTGGCAGCTTTAATGATGGAAATTCCATCCGCTTTCTTTGCCCATAACGATGAAAAAAGAGGCCATCTGCGCATGGCTTTTTCGGATCAGATCCCGAAGTATTGTTCAACGTTTATTAAACAATGCTACGATTTAAAAACAATAAATGATTAA
- a CDS encoding AsmA family protein, which produces MSTQRKWLIGFASFFLLIFLILIALPFMIDFNKFKPQIQNAVEQKLNAKINFSSARLTIFSGLGVNLQNVTLDNTDELFFNTQLLKVKDVKVKLDFFPLLQGKVIGQIIVKNPDINIIKNGNKTNLSNLIKRTSNSSADMAAYALENDSAKSNSNLGSLSKRLVINSLSIYDASFNLQSSSGAYDRDIAKVKNINAIISNIGLDKDTKIEVYSDIDINDQGLRVKGPVKLQVIANTEMSSNEWKNTMFKGLLSLDKLDINFRDAFVKGTQIPMNLSFSGMAKPQNLMIDDFKFVIHTLNGRATVALDNFQKMNSDLKIFLNSSDLSEMATVFPQHKKILLNASVDMITKVFGSLSQPNLLNVNVDLSAKLAESDLTLALATESIKPLNGLLRVQSKTLKLDDIINPFLEKSASTLPKKVVNEKENLPQAQNAANPDSKEFTLSENMKRLLSDSDFSTEINIGNLTYNNILFNNFSFMARTKNYLLSISKLNMSAFSGNLSSILKTDLGSTPVNFSGNIAFNKVRIEELAQFIKSDLVKSPLDGITDINMVFNGAGTTKENLSKSLNADGSFFFYNGYLNTKSLVALAGEQFNNFISNSTFGTLKIDASTLKKLSLSDSDKTKKNLNNVKGDFEVRNGKLLIRNNIDGDDGLLRLEADVGIDESLKGMAVFTASKKTKEKLLEQSKYAKYFLDERGNFVLNLTLGGTVLSPDVFLDTAVLQARFTKNAAKELSVKVKDELKNNPHIQKIQEDAKKFLEMNGINLNKLGL; this is translated from the coding sequence GTGAGTACACAAAGAAAATGGTTAATTGGTTTTGCAAGTTTCTTTTTATTGATTTTTTTAATTCTGATTGCACTTCCTTTTATGATTGATTTTAATAAATTTAAACCCCAAATTCAAAATGCTGTCGAACAAAAACTAAATGCAAAAATTAATTTTTCTTCTGCGCGGCTAACTATTTTTTCTGGATTAGGTGTAAATTTACAAAATGTTACATTAGATAATACAGACGAATTATTTTTCAATACACAACTACTTAAAGTCAAAGATGTTAAAGTTAAATTAGATTTTTTCCCTTTATTGCAAGGGAAAGTCATTGGTCAAATCATTGTAAAAAATCCTGATATTAATATTATTAAAAATGGAAATAAAACAAATCTTTCTAATCTAATTAAGAGAACTTCCAATTCAAGTGCGGACATGGCAGCATATGCTCTTGAAAATGATTCTGCAAAATCGAATTCGAATTTGGGATCACTCTCGAAACGTCTCGTGATAAATTCGCTCTCAATTTATGATGCTTCATTTAATTTACAAAGTTCTTCAGGTGCATATGATAGAGATATTGCAAAAGTAAAGAATATAAATGCAATAATTTCGAATATTGGCTTAGATAAAGATACAAAAATTGAAGTATATTCTGATATCGATATCAATGATCAAGGATTAAGAGTAAAGGGTCCAGTCAAACTTCAAGTTATAGCCAATACTGAAATGAGTTCCAATGAGTGGAAGAATACAATGTTTAAAGGGCTTTTAAGCCTAGATAAGTTAGATATCAACTTTAGAGATGCCTTTGTTAAAGGAACTCAGATTCCGATGAATCTAAGTTTTTCAGGTATGGCCAAGCCTCAAAATCTTATGATAGATGATTTTAAGTTTGTCATCCATACATTAAATGGACGAGCGACAGTTGCACTCGATAATTTTCAGAAAATGAATTCTGATTTAAAAATATTTTTAAATTCGTCTGATCTTTCTGAAATGGCCACAGTTTTTCCCCAGCATAAAAAAATCTTATTAAATGCATCAGTAGATATGATTACAAAAGTTTTTGGTTCTCTTTCTCAACCGAATCTTTTAAACGTGAATGTAGATCTATCTGCAAAATTAGCTGAATCCGATCTCACTTTAGCTTTAGCAACTGAGTCAATCAAACCTTTGAACGGTCTCCTACGTGTGCAAAGTAAAACTCTAAAATTGGACGATATAATAAACCCTTTTTTAGAAAAATCAGCATCTACTTTGCCGAAAAAGGTTGTAAATGAAAAAGAAAATTTACCCCAAGCACAGAATGCTGCTAATCCTGATAGTAAAGAGTTTACATTATCAGAAAATATGAAACGTCTTCTATCTGATTCTGATTTCAGTACTGAAATTAATATCGGTAATTTAACTTATAATAATATTTTATTTAATAATTTTTCTTTTATGGCCAGAACCAAAAATTATTTACTTTCTATAAGTAAGTTAAATATGAGTGCATTTTCTGGCAACCTGTCATCAATATTAAAGACTGATTTAGGTTCCACTCCTGTAAATTTCTCTGGCAATATTGCTTTTAATAAAGTAAGAATCGAAGAATTAGCTCAATTTATAAAATCCGATTTAGTAAAAAGTCCACTGGATGGAATTACTGATATTAATATGGTATTTAATGGAGCAGGAACAACAAAAGAAAATCTTTCAAAATCATTGAATGCAGATGGTTCATTCTTTTTTTACAATGGCTATTTAAATACTAAAAGTCTTGTTGCGTTAGCAGGAGAGCAATTTAATAATTTTATATCGAATTCGACTTTCGGTACATTAAAAATTGATGCCTCAACATTAAAGAAATTGAGTTTGAGTGACAGTGATAAAACAAAAAAGAATTTGAATAATGTTAAAGGTGATTTTGAAGTAAGAAATGGAAAACTTTTGATACGTAACAATATCGATGGTGATGATGGTCTATTAAGGCTCGAAGCAGATGTTGGAATTGATGAATCTTTAAAAGGAATGGCAGTTTTTACCGCAAGTAAAAAAACGAAAGAGAAATTGCTTGAACAAAGTAAATATGCTAAATATTTTTTAGATGAAAGAGGTAATTTTGTATTAAATTTAACTTTAGGTGGTACAGTTCTGAGTCCAGATGTTTTCTTAGATACTGCTGTTCTTCAAGCACGTTTTACAAAAAATGCTGCAAAGGAACTTTCAGTAAAAGTTAAAGATGAATTAAAAAATAATCCTCATATTCAAAAAATTCAAGAAGATGCAAAAAAGTTTCTTGAAATGAATGGTATTAATTTAAATAAATTAGGATTATAA
- a CDS encoding GNAT family N-acetyltransferase, with the protein MFEQFENCILKGHLVTLRPLVLNDEKALNECFCVDYFKYFPKHYASSKELVSHAIERKLNNISMPFLILENKSSKPIGMTSLANVRLQDKSLEIGSTFIENHYQKMGYNVECKLLLLQYLFEILSLNRVEFKTDKLNLTSNLAMEKLGFVKEGVFRNHIIMPDGRLRDSVYYSVIKEEWAQTKKIIIDRFNKKLSQYHN; encoded by the coding sequence ATGTTTGAGCAATTTGAAAATTGTATATTAAAGGGACATCTTGTCACGTTACGCCCGCTTGTATTAAATGATGAGAAGGCTTTGAATGAATGCTTTTGTGTAGATTATTTTAAGTATTTTCCAAAGCATTATGCTTCAAGTAAAGAACTCGTCTCTCATGCGATTGAACGCAAACTAAATAATATTTCAATGCCATTTTTAATCTTAGAAAATAAGAGTTCTAAACCAATTGGTATGACTTCTTTAGCAAATGTTCGTTTGCAAGATAAAAGCCTAGAGATTGGCTCAACCTTTATTGAGAATCATTATCAAAAAATGGGTTATAATGTTGAATGCAAACTGCTTTTACTTCAATATCTTTTTGAAATCCTTTCTTTGAATAGAGTTGAGTTTAAAACAGACAAATTAAATCTTACTTCAAACTTAGCAATGGAAAAACTTGGATTCGTTAAAGAAGGAGTATTTAGAAATCACATAATTATGCCAGACGGGCGCTTAAGAGATTCTGTCTATTATAGTGTTATTAAGGAAGAATGGGCACAAACTAAAAAAATAATTATCGATAGATTTAATAAAAAATTATCTCAATATCATAATTAA
- a CDS encoding cold-shock protein produces MSSNNDEYQCGIVRWFLESKGIGFIQKSNVGSDIFIDHTTLEKSGYKVLVEGQKVEFIEKNGSRGPEAESIRIVS; encoded by the coding sequence ATGTCATCAAACAATGATGAGTATCAATGTGGGATCGTAAGATGGTTTTTAGAATCAAAAGGCATAGGCTTTATTCAAAAAAGTAATGTAGGAAGTGATATTTTTATTGATCATACTACGCTAGAAAAGTCAGGTTATAAAGTTTTAGTTGAAGGTCAGAAAGTAGAATTTATAGAAAAAAACGGGTCGCGTGGACCCGAAGCTGAAAGCATACGAATTGTATCATAA
- a CDS encoding MFS transporter, with translation MNKSDRAVITASSLGTVFEWYDFYLYGSLAVFFGGLFFPKGNDTAAFLASLATFGAGFAVRPFGAVIFGRIGDLVGRKYTFLITIVVMGLSTAFVGLLPTYDDIGILAPILLTTLRLAQGLALGGEYGGAATYVAEHSELSNRGYNTSWIQTTATLGFLLSLSVILTCRLTLGETEFKSWGWRIPFLISVILLIISVYIRLKLNESPLFLKMKSIGKLSKSPLRDSFTKIPNLKLVLLALFGATAGQGVIWYTGQFYALFFLQNTLKIEFQYSYIIIGISLIIATPFFIFFGRLSDRIGRKKVMMSACIIASLTYIPIFKGITKFGNPALDLAIQNSPIIIQTKNCQKECKDLKEYLAKKGYNYETQTISDDVLNTKIGMTEIRNFEPLSFDNALKQAGYPEKANPAEINYPMIILLLTILVLFVTMIYGPIAAFLVELFPTQIRYTSMSLPYHIGNGWFGGFLPLIAASVVVQTGNIYAGLYYPIAVALMSFVVGTLFLKETKDNILDRH, from the coding sequence ATGAATAAATCGGATCGAGCGGTTATTACAGCATCTTCACTCGGAACAGTCTTTGAATGGTATGATTTCTATTTATATGGAAGTCTTGCTGTTTTTTTTGGTGGATTATTCTTTCCTAAAGGAAATGATACAGCAGCATTTCTTGCGAGCTTAGCGACTTTTGGAGCGGGCTTTGCCGTGAGACCCTTTGGGGCAGTCATCTTTGGCCGAATAGGGGATCTTGTAGGTCGTAAGTATACATTTTTAATAACTATTGTAGTTATGGGTCTTTCAACTGCATTTGTCGGTTTGCTACCTACATATGATGATATTGGCATTTTGGCTCCGATTTTATTAACAACTTTACGCCTAGCACAAGGTCTTGCGCTTGGGGGTGAATACGGAGGAGCTGCTACATATGTTGCTGAACATTCAGAACTGAGCAACAGAGGATATAATACCAGCTGGATTCAAACGACTGCAACTTTAGGATTTTTGTTATCATTAAGTGTCATACTCACCTGCCGCCTGACCTTAGGAGAAACGGAGTTTAAAAGCTGGGGCTGGAGAATTCCATTTTTAATATCTGTAATTCTTCTTATTATTTCTGTATATATAAGATTAAAATTAAATGAGTCGCCATTGTTTTTAAAAATGAAAAGTATTGGTAAACTTTCAAAATCTCCCCTAAGAGACAGTTTTACTAAAATTCCAAATTTAAAATTAGTTTTATTGGCATTATTTGGAGCGACAGCAGGTCAAGGAGTCATTTGGTATACTGGACAATTTTATGCACTTTTCTTTTTACAAAATACTTTAAAAATTGAATTTCAATATTCATATATCATAATTGGAATTTCACTCATCATTGCAACTCCCTTTTTTATTTTCTTCGGAAGATTATCCGATCGAATTGGAAGAAAAAAAGTCATGATGAGCGCATGCATAATAGCCTCACTTACTTATATTCCCATTTTCAAAGGAATTACTAAGTTCGGCAATCCTGCATTAGATTTAGCAATTCAAAATTCTCCTATTATTATACAAACAAAAAATTGCCAAAAAGAATGCAAAGATCTGAAAGAGTATCTTGCTAAAAAAGGATATAATTACGAAACGCAAACAATCAGTGATGATGTGTTAAATACAAAAATAGGTATGACAGAAATCAGAAATTTTGAACCCCTAAGTTTTGACAACGCACTGAAGCAAGCCGGTTATCCAGAGAAAGCAAATCCAGCAGAAATAAATTATCCAATGATAATTTTATTGCTTACGATATTAGTTTTATTCGTAACTATGATTTATGGCCCAATAGCAGCTTTCTTGGTGGAATTATTTCCAACCCAAATTCGCTACACATCCATGTCTTTGCCCTACCATATAGGCAATGGATGGTTTGGTGGATTTCTTCCTTTAATTGCTGCGAGTGTCGTTGTCCAAACGGGAAATATCTACGCAGGACTTTATTATCCAATTGCAGTTGCTCTTATGAGCTTTGTCGTTGGCACACTCTTTCTTAAAGAAACAAAAGATAATATACTTGATAGGCATTAA
- a CDS encoding transporter substrate-binding domain-containing protein, which yields MSYFKFAKIASLISLMSILFSYSYRANALDNADGNILKVCTSGGFIPFSVYTKNGWVGFDIDLAKNFAKFMNSKLEVINYSFDGIIPALITKKCDLIVSGMTITEERKKSVLFSDPYFKDGLSYMYLKDNSSIKNINNIQDFNKKKYKIGVKVGYTSDFYVGKNLKNATILKYNETSDIINALRSKKIDIIVTDSNHSNILVKKFPTIMESKKTDVQDEYFGVAARKESTTLIEKFNKFLEQWKKDGEYDKAYAEHF from the coding sequence ATGTCATATTTTAAATTTGCAAAAATAGCTTCTTTAATTTCTCTCATGAGCATATTATTTTCATATTCCTACAGAGCTAATGCTCTAGACAATGCTGATGGTAACATTCTAAAGGTATGCACCTCAGGAGGTTTTATTCCTTTCTCTGTATATACAAAAAATGGATGGGTAGGATTCGATATAGATTTAGCAAAAAATTTCGCAAAGTTTATGAATTCAAAACTAGAAGTTATTAATTATAGTTTCGACGGAATTATTCCAGCTTTAATTACAAAAAAATGTGATCTTATTGTTTCTGGTATGACTATCACAGAAGAAAGAAAAAAATCTGTTTTATTTAGTGATCCTTACTTTAAAGATGGATTAAGTTATATGTATTTAAAAGATAACTCTTCTATAAAAAATATTAATAATATTCAAGATTTCAACAAAAAGAAATATAAAATTGGGGTTAAAGTCGGTTATACCAGTGATTTCTATGTTGGCAAAAATCTAAAAAATGCAACCATTTTAAAATACAACGAAACATCAGATATAATTAATGCACTTAGAAGTAAAAAAATTGATATCATTGTCACAGACTCTAATCACTCAAATATCCTTGTTAAAAAGTTTCCGACAATAATGGAGTCGAAAAAAACCGATGTGCAAGACGAATATTTTGGTGTTGCAGCCCGTAAAGAATCAACAACTCTTATTGAAAAATTTAATAAATTTTTAGAACAATGGAAAAAAGATGGAGAGTACGATAAAGCATATGCAGAGCATTTCTAA
- the argH gene encoding argininosuccinate lyase, with amino-acid sequence MNTNASPVWGGRFKKPLAQKAVDFNESISFDKKLAQYDILGSQVHAEMLAKQGIISEFESHSIINGLKKISTKILKNEIEFSKDAEDIHMNIELCLLKDIGDNAKKLHTGRSRNDQVALDLRLYLKHEIEKIKVILNSLICSLEKLSIIYKDTILPGYTHLQKAQPITLNCYFSAYQNMFLRDASRLTDCYERMNYSPLGAGALAGTTLPIDREYTAKKLGFKGVIENTIDAVSDRDFIIEFMSCASIIITHLSRFSEDMIIWATEEFNFIKLDDAYATGSSLMPNKKNPDIPELIRGKTGRIFGNLIGILTVMKALPLGYNKDLQEDKEGLFDTVDTIKNCLDIFNEFLNTVHFQKDAMLKSTVNSYVWSTHLLEQLVDKGIAFRQAHEIIGRLVIYSYENNKYLHHLTKEECEKISPLIYSSIQNINKKG; translated from the coding sequence ATGAATACAAATGCATCCCCTGTTTGGGGAGGAAGATTTAAAAAACCTCTTGCACAAAAAGCAGTCGACTTTAATGAGTCCATTTCATTTGATAAAAAACTAGCACAATACGATATCTTAGGTAGCCAAGTACACGCAGAAATGCTGGCAAAACAAGGAATTATATCTGAGTTTGAATCTCATTCTATAATCAATGGATTAAAAAAAATAAGTACAAAAATTCTTAAAAATGAAATTGAATTTAGTAAAGATGCAGAAGATATTCACATGAATATTGAACTTTGTTTACTTAAAGATATTGGTGACAATGCAAAGAAATTACATACAGGAAGAAGCAGAAATGATCAGGTTGCCTTAGATCTAAGACTCTATTTAAAACACGAAATTGAAAAAATAAAAGTCATTTTAAATTCTTTAATATGCTCGCTGGAAAAACTTTCAATCATTTATAAAGATACAATCCTTCCTGGCTATACACATCTGCAAAAAGCCCAACCAATCACATTAAATTGTTATTTTTCAGCATATCAAAATATGTTCCTAAGAGATGCATCTCGCCTTACGGATTGCTATGAAAGAATGAATTATTCACCATTAGGTGCTGGAGCTCTTGCGGGCACTACCCTACCAATTGATAGAGAGTACACTGCTAAAAAACTTGGGTTTAAAGGTGTTATTGAAAATACAATAGACGCTGTAAGCGATAGAGATTTTATTATCGAATTTATGAGTTGTGCAAGCATAATCATCACTCATTTATCAAGATTTTCTGAAGATATGATTATTTGGGCAACAGAAGAATTTAATTTCATAAAATTGGATGATGCATATGCAACAGGTTCATCACTCATGCCAAACAAAAAAAATCCTGATATACCTGAACTTATTAGGGGTAAAACAGGAAGAATTTTTGGAAATCTCATAGGTATATTGACTGTTATGAAAGCACTTCCTCTTGGTTACAATAAAGATCTCCAAGAAGACAAAGAAGGATTATTCGACACCGTCGATACAATTAAAAATTGTTTAGATATTTTCAATGAATTTTTAAATACTGTGCATTTTCAAAAAGATGCTATGCTTAAATCTACTGTAAACAGTTATGTTTGGTCAACCCACCTTTTAGAACAACTCGTCGACAAAGGCATTGCATTTAGACAAGCTCATGAGATAATTGGAAGACTTGTTATTTATAGCTATGAAAATAATAAGTATTTACATCATTTGACTAAAGAAGAATGTGAAAAAATTTCTCCTCTTATTTACTCTTCAATACAGAACATTAACAAAAAAGGATAA
- a CDS encoding ArgR family transcriptional regulator, with the protein MKNTEKKDDEVILDLIRTEKIAHQQELVAKLKKLGLSIPQSTLSRKLKKLGVVKVQNCYKILNSSTKTLVPIFEIKVSPPNILILHTLPGHANSLAFQLDQKIMHGTNNAVKSRYDSLMGTIAGDDTVLVISDGTKKGLEKLLEEIEMDFEVERFHGETN; encoded by the coding sequence ATGAAAAATACAGAAAAAAAAGATGATGAAGTGATTTTGGATTTAATCCGCACGGAAAAAATTGCCCATCAACAAGAACTCGTAGCAAAACTCAAAAAATTGGGTTTATCCATTCCACAATCCACTCTTTCTCGAAAACTTAAAAAGTTAGGTGTTGTAAAGGTTCAAAACTGTTATAAAATATTAAATTCTAGTACAAAGACACTTGTTCCTATTTTTGAGATTAAAGTGTCTCCACCAAATATTTTGATCCTCCACACTCTGCCAGGACATGCAAACTCTTTGGCTTTTCAATTGGACCAAAAAATTATGCATGGAACCAATAACGCTGTTAAAAGCCGATATGATTCACTCATGGGAACAATTGCAGGTGATGACACTGTCTTGGTTATTTCAGACGGGACAAAAAAAGGACTTGAAAAACTTCTTGAGGAAATTGAAATGGATTTTGAAGTTGAGCGTTTTCATGGAGAGACAAATTAA